One Psychrosphaera aestuarii DNA window includes the following coding sequences:
- a CDS encoding enoyl-CoA hydratase/isomerase family protein codes for MTNPVLFKTLESVNDKKIAVATLNSEKSLNALSLEMVELLYSQLVSWQDDDSIAIVMLEGAGEKAFCAGGDVVQLYNAAKEAGSGNVAQDVETFFAKEYKLDHLIHVYKKPILLWGHGIVMGGGLGLLAGASHRVVTEKSRIAMPEITIGLYPDVGGSHFLNKMPDGCGLFLGLTGASINAADAKYVQLADHFVSADQKQTLVEELLLINWGNTVALNRQKLTDLLKTFEDNSKSQKPVGNIAKFVDFMTALNNCDSANSAIVDILDFKTDDKWFNKAQASLAHGSPLSAKLIFKQIKEGQSLTLASAFRMELGLSVKCASDGDFPEGVRALLIDKDNSPSWKYATIHDVPDDVVDSFFVSIWDAKSHPLNSL; via the coding sequence ATGACAAACCCTGTATTATTTAAGACATTAGAATCTGTAAACGATAAAAAAATTGCGGTGGCGACACTTAACTCTGAAAAGTCACTAAATGCATTAAGCTTAGAAATGGTTGAGTTGCTATATTCACAACTAGTATCTTGGCAAGACGATGACTCTATTGCCATCGTCATGCTGGAAGGAGCGGGTGAAAAAGCCTTTTGCGCCGGTGGTGATGTAGTACAGCTATATAATGCTGCAAAAGAAGCGGGTTCAGGTAACGTAGCTCAAGACGTAGAAACGTTTTTTGCAAAAGAATACAAGTTAGACCATCTGATTCACGTTTATAAAAAGCCTATTTTATTGTGGGGACATGGCATAGTGATGGGAGGTGGTTTAGGTCTGCTAGCTGGCGCTAGTCATCGTGTTGTCACAGAAAAGTCCAGAATTGCAATGCCGGAGATAACAATTGGCTTATATCCAGATGTCGGTGGTAGTCATTTTTTAAACAAGATGCCTGATGGCTGTGGTTTGTTTCTTGGACTTACAGGTGCATCTATAAACGCAGCGGATGCTAAATATGTTCAACTAGCCGATCACTTTGTTTCCGCTGATCAAAAACAAACGCTAGTAGAAGAGTTACTACTTATAAACTGGGGTAATACGGTTGCTTTAAATCGTCAAAAACTTACCGATTTATTGAAAACCTTTGAAGACAACAGTAAATCACAAAAACCAGTAGGTAATATCGCTAAGTTTGTGGACTTCATGACTGCCTTGAATAACTGCGATTCAGCAAATTCAGCCATAGTAGACATATTAGACTTTAAGACAGACGATAAATGGTTTAATAAGGCACAGGCGTCTCTTGCGCACGGCAGTCCATTGAGTGCAAAGTTAATATTTAAACAAATAAAGGAAGGGCAAAGTCTAACACTAGCATCCGCTTTTAGAATGGAGCTAGGTTTATCCGTTAAGTGCGCATCGGACGGAGATTTCCCAGAAGGCGTAAGAGCTCTATTGATAGATAAAGATAATTCACCCTCTTGGAAGTATGCCACTATTCATGATGTTCCTGATGACGTTGTAGATTCATTTTTTGTATCAATCTGGGATGCAAAGTCGCATCCACTTAATTCTTTATAA
- the mmsB gene encoding 3-hydroxyisobutyrate dehydrogenase, which translates to MKKISFFGLGNMGGPMAANLVKAGYEVCVYDLVPSAVHELVGLGAKAADTPEAVVADADIIISMLPAGKHVASLYKSLIGPADQPNRYLKKGALVIDCSTIDAATIKALYIELNNIDVGCIDAPVSGGVAGATNGTLSFMVGGQLEQFSAAKPILEVMGKNIFHAGEVGAGQIAKVCNNMLLSILMVGTSEALQLGIDNGLDPSKLSEIMSNSSGSNWTLDVYNPCPGVSESVPSSNDYKPGFMTNLMLKDLGLAMDTAIASGSSTPMGALTRNLYALHQKSGNGELDFSSIFKQFSQK; encoded by the coding sequence ATGAAAAAGATTAGTTTTTTTGGACTAGGTAATATGGGTGGCCCTATGGCGGCCAATCTAGTCAAAGCAGGATACGAAGTTTGTGTTTACGACCTAGTTCCTTCAGCTGTTCACGAACTAGTGGGCTTAGGGGCGAAGGCAGCTGACACGCCTGAAGCTGTAGTGGCGGATGCAGATATTATTATTTCAATGTTGCCAGCAGGAAAGCATGTAGCAAGTCTTTATAAGAGTTTAATTGGCCCAGCAGACCAGCCGAATAGATATTTAAAGAAAGGTGCGCTAGTAATCGACTGCTCAACAATTGATGCTGCAACTATTAAAGCACTTTATATTGAATTAAATAATATTGATGTAGGTTGTATTGACGCACCTGTTTCTGGAGGAGTTGCTGGCGCAACGAATGGCACCCTTAGCTTTATGGTTGGTGGCCAATTAGAGCAGTTCAGCGCAGCTAAACCTATATTAGAAGTAATGGGTAAAAATATTTTCCATGCTGGTGAAGTTGGTGCAGGTCAAATAGCGAAAGTTTGTAATAACATGCTATTGAGCATTTTAATGGTTGGCACTTCAGAGGCTTTACAGCTTGGTATAGATAATGGACTAGATCCAAGTAAGTTATCCGAAATCATGTCAAACAGCTCAGGAAGTAACTGGACCTTGGACGTTTACAACCCGTGCCCTGGAGTTTCAGAGTCAGTTCCATCAAGTAATGATTACAAGCCTGGCTTTATGACTAACCTAATGCTTAAAGACTTAGGTTTAGCTATGGATACTGCCATCGCTTCTGGCTCGTCGACACCAATGGGAGCGTTAACAAGAAATTTATACGCTTTACATCAAAAATCGGGTAACGGTGAATTAGACTTTTCTAGTATTTTTAAGCAGTTTAGTCAAAAGTAG
- a CDS encoding enoyl-CoA hydratase yields the protein MSSLLKLTISEHIALITFNNPPANTWTFESLSELKLMVEELNNNKSVYALVLTGQGDKFFSAGADLNVFADGDKGVASDMARVFGAAFESLRDFNGVSIAAINGYAMGGGLEVALACDIRICEEQAQLALPEAKVGLLPCAGGTQNLAWLVGEGWAKRMILCGERINADKAEKIGLVEEVVPTGKSLEAAMELAKQTAAQSPSSITACKSLIQAGRNGSINSALPLERELFVALFDTKDQKEGVNAFLEKRAPVWLNE from the coding sequence ATGTCTTCATTACTAAAATTGACTATTTCTGAGCATATAGCATTAATCACATTTAATAATCCTCCTGCTAATACTTGGACTTTTGAAAGCTTATCTGAGCTAAAGCTGATGGTTGAGGAGTTAAATAACAACAAGTCTGTATATGCTTTGGTATTAACAGGTCAGGGCGATAAGTTTTTTTCAGCTGGCGCTGATTTAAATGTGTTCGCCGATGGCGATAAAGGTGTTGCGTCGGATATGGCAAGAGTATTTGGTGCTGCTTTTGAATCTTTGCGGGATTTTAATGGTGTGTCAATTGCAGCGATTAACGGTTATGCAATGGGGGGCGGCCTTGAAGTCGCTCTTGCATGTGATATTCGTATTTGTGAAGAACAAGCACAGTTAGCTTTACCAGAAGCTAAGGTTGGCTTGTTGCCATGTGCAGGTGGAACTCAAAATTTAGCTTGGTTAGTTGGTGAGGGCTGGGCAAAACGCATGATACTGTGTGGTGAGCGAATTAATGCAGATAAAGCTGAAAAAATAGGTTTAGTTGAAGAAGTAGTACCAACGGGCAAGTCCTTAGAGGCTGCCATGGAACTTGCGAAACAAACTGCTGCGCAAAGTCCGAGTTCTATTACAGCGTGTAAATCATTAATTCAGGCTGGTCGTAATGGTTCTATTAATAGTGCATTACCACTAGAACGTGAGCTATTTGTCGCGCTCTTTGATACTAAAGATCAAAAAGAAGGTGTAAATGCGTTTTTAGAAAAACGTGCTCCTGTTTGGTTAAATGAATAA